One window of the Anas acuta chromosome 12, bAnaAcu1.1, whole genome shotgun sequence genome contains the following:
- the IDH3A gene encoding isocitrate dehydrogenase [NAD] subunit alpha, mitochondrial isoform X1: MAAAAWMPAVSRLLGAFKNQKQVTRSFGSAVQTVTLIPGDGIGPEISAAVMKIFDAAKAPIQWEERNVTAIQGPGGKWMIPPDAKESMDKNKMGLKGPLKTPIAAGHPSMNLLLRKTFDLYANVRPCVSIEGYKTPYTDVNIVTIRENTEGEYSGIEHVIVEGVVQSIKLITEGASKRIAEFAFEYARNNQRSHVTAVHKANIMRMSDGLFLRKCREAAENCKDIKFNEMYLDTVCLNMVQDPSQFDVLVMPNLYGDILSDLCAGLIGGLGVTPSGNIGANGVAIFESVHGTAPDIAGKDLANPTALLLSAVMMLRHMGLHKHATKIETACFDTIKDGKVLTKDLGGNAKCSEFTEEICRRVQDTD, from the exons ATGGCTGCAGCCGCGTGGATGCCCGCG gtTTCACGATTGCTAGGTGCtttcaaaaaccaaaaacaggTGACCAGAAGTTTTGGTAGTGCT GTACAAACAGTAACTTTAATCCCAGGAGATGGCATAGGACCTGagatttctgctgctgtgatgaAGATCTTTGATGCTGCCAAA gCTCCTATTCAGTGGGAAGAGAGGAATGTTACAGCTATCCAAGGACCAGGAGGAAAGTGGATGATACCTCCGGATGCCAAAGAATCCatggataaaaacaaaatgggATTAAAAG GCCCTTTAAAAACCCCAATTGCTGCAGGACACCCATCAATGAATCTGCTTCTGCGTAAAACCTTTGACCTTTATGCAAATGTACGTCCCTGTGTCTCAATTGAAGGATACAAAACCCCTTACACAGATGTAAACATTGTCACGATAAGAGAGAACACAGAAGGCGAATACAGTGGAATTGAACATGTG ATTGTTGAAGGTGTCGTACAAAGTATCAAGCTAATCACAGAGGGAGCTAGCAAGCGTATCGCAGAGTTTGCTTTTGAGTATGCCAGAAACAATCAGAGAAGCCACGTTACTGCTGTACACAAGGCAAATATTAT GAGAATGTCTGATGGGCTTTTCTTGAGAAaatgcagggaggcagcagaaaacTGTAAAGATATTAAATTTAACGAAATGTATCTAGATACTGTGTGTCTGAAT ATGGTTCAGGATCCGTCACAATTTGATGTGCTTGTTATGCCAAACTTGTATGGTGACATCCTCAG tgactTGTGTGCTGGATTGATTGGGGGTCTTGGAGTAACACCGAGTGGGAACATTGGTGCTAATGGAGTTGCAATTTTTGAATCG GTTCATGGAACAGCACCAGATATTGCAGGAAAAGACTTGGCAAATCCAACTGCCCTTCTTCTGAGTGCTGTAATGATGTTGCGTCATATGGGACTACACAAGCATGCCACAAAAATCGAGACAGCTTGTTTTGATACAATTAAAGATGGAAAG
- the IDH3A gene encoding isocitrate dehydrogenase [NAD] subunit alpha, mitochondrial isoform X2: MAAAAWMPAVSRLLGAFKNQKQVQTVTLIPGDGIGPEISAAVMKIFDAAKAPIQWEERNVTAIQGPGGKWMIPPDAKESMDKNKMGLKGPLKTPIAAGHPSMNLLLRKTFDLYANVRPCVSIEGYKTPYTDVNIVTIRENTEGEYSGIEHVIVEGVVQSIKLITEGASKRIAEFAFEYARNNQRSHVTAVHKANIMRMSDGLFLRKCREAAENCKDIKFNEMYLDTVCLNMVQDPSQFDVLVMPNLYGDILSDLCAGLIGGLGVTPSGNIGANGVAIFESVHGTAPDIAGKDLANPTALLLSAVMMLRHMGLHKHATKIETACFDTIKDGKVLTKDLGGNAKCSEFTEEICRRVQDTD; this comes from the exons ATGGCTGCAGCCGCGTGGATGCCCGCG gtTTCACGATTGCTAGGTGCtttcaaaaaccaaaaacag GTACAAACAGTAACTTTAATCCCAGGAGATGGCATAGGACCTGagatttctgctgctgtgatgaAGATCTTTGATGCTGCCAAA gCTCCTATTCAGTGGGAAGAGAGGAATGTTACAGCTATCCAAGGACCAGGAGGAAAGTGGATGATACCTCCGGATGCCAAAGAATCCatggataaaaacaaaatgggATTAAAAG GCCCTTTAAAAACCCCAATTGCTGCAGGACACCCATCAATGAATCTGCTTCTGCGTAAAACCTTTGACCTTTATGCAAATGTACGTCCCTGTGTCTCAATTGAAGGATACAAAACCCCTTACACAGATGTAAACATTGTCACGATAAGAGAGAACACAGAAGGCGAATACAGTGGAATTGAACATGTG ATTGTTGAAGGTGTCGTACAAAGTATCAAGCTAATCACAGAGGGAGCTAGCAAGCGTATCGCAGAGTTTGCTTTTGAGTATGCCAGAAACAATCAGAGAAGCCACGTTACTGCTGTACACAAGGCAAATATTAT GAGAATGTCTGATGGGCTTTTCTTGAGAAaatgcagggaggcagcagaaaacTGTAAAGATATTAAATTTAACGAAATGTATCTAGATACTGTGTGTCTGAAT ATGGTTCAGGATCCGTCACAATTTGATGTGCTTGTTATGCCAAACTTGTATGGTGACATCCTCAG tgactTGTGTGCTGGATTGATTGGGGGTCTTGGAGTAACACCGAGTGGGAACATTGGTGCTAATGGAGTTGCAATTTTTGAATCG GTTCATGGAACAGCACCAGATATTGCAGGAAAAGACTTGGCAAATCCAACTGCCCTTCTTCTGAGTGCTGTAATGATGTTGCGTCATATGGGACTACACAAGCATGCCACAAAAATCGAGACAGCTTGTTTTGATACAATTAAAGATGGAAAG